Proteins from a genomic interval of Helicobacter pylori Shi112:
- the nusB gene encoding transcription antitermination factor NusB, with translation MATRTQARGAVVELLYAFESGNEEIKKIASSMLEEKKIKNNQLAFALSLFNGVLEKINEIDALIEPHLKDWDFKRLGSMEKAILRLGAYEIGFTPTQNPIIINECIELGKLYAEPNTPKFLNAILDSLSKKLAQKPLN, from the coding sequence ATGGCGACACGAACTCAAGCCAGGGGGGCGGTGGTTGAATTGTTGTATGCGTTTGAAAGCGGTAATGAAGAAATTAAAAAAATCGCTTCCAGCATGTTAGAAGAAAAAAAGATTAAAAACAACCAGCTTGCTTTCGCTTTAAGCCTTTTTAATGGCGTGTTGGAAAAAATCAATGAAATTGACGCTCTCATTGAACCGCATTTAAAAGACTGGGATTTCAAACGATTAGGGAGCATGGAAAAGGCGATTTTACGCTTAGGAGCGTATGAAATTGGCTTCACGCCCACGCAAAACCCCATCATCATCAATGAATGCATAGAGCTTGGCAAACTCTATGCTGAGCCTAACACCCCTAAATTTTTGAACGCTATCTTGGATTCTTTAAGCAAAAAGCTCGCTCAAAAACCCTTGAATTGA
- the ribH gene encoding 6,7-dimethyl-8-ribityllumazine synthase yields MQIIEGKLHLQGNEKVAILTSRFNHIITDRLQEGAIDCFKRHGGDENLLDIVLVPGAYELPFILERLLGSEKYDGVCVLGAIIRGGTPHFDYVSAEATKGIANAMLKYSMPVSFGVLTTDNVEQAIERAGSKAGNKGFEAMSTLIELLSLCQTLKG; encoded by the coding sequence ATGCAAATCATAGAAGGGAAATTGCACTTACAAGGGAATGAAAAAGTCGCTATTTTAACATCGCGCTTCAATCATATCATCACAGACAGATTGCAAGAAGGAGCGATTGACTGCTTTAAAAGGCATGGGGGCGATGAGAATCTTTTAGACATCGTGCTGGTGCCTGGAGCTTATGAATTGCCTTTTATTTTAGAGAGGTTGTTAGGGAGCGAAAAATACGATGGCGTGTGCGTTTTAGGAGCGATTATTAGAGGGGGGACTCCGCATTTTGACTATGTGAGCGCGGAAGCGACTAAGGGCATTGCCAATGCAATGCTAAAATACAGCATGCCTGTAAGCTTTGGCGTGCTGACCACGGACAATGTTGAGCAAGCGATTGAAAGAGCGGGCAGTAAAGCCGGCAATAAGGGCTTTGAAGCGATGAGCACTCTCATTGAATTATTGAGCTTGTGCCAAACTCTCAAGGGTTAA
- the kdsA gene encoding 3-deoxy-8-phosphooctulonate synthase has protein sequence MKTSKTKTPKSVLIAGPCVIESLENLRSIATKLQPLANNERLDFYFKASFDKANRTSLESYRGPGLEKGLEMLQTIKDEFGYKILTDVHESYQASAAAKVADILQIPAFLCRQTDLIVEVSQTNAIINIKKGQFMNPKDMQYSVLKALKTRDSSIQNPTYETALKNGVWLCERGSSFGYGNLVVDMRSLKIMREFAPVIFDATHSVQMPGGANGKSSGDSSFAPILARAAAAVGIDGLFAETHVDPKNALSDGANMLKPDELEHLVADMLKIQNLF, from the coding sequence ATGAAAACTTCTAAAACAAAAACCCCTAAATCCGTTTTAATCGCCGGCCCATGCGTCATTGAGAGCTTAGAAAATCTAAGAAGTATCGCTACTAAATTACAGCCCCTAGCCAACAACGAGCGGTTGGATTTTTATTTTAAAGCGAGTTTTGATAAGGCGAACCGCACGAGTTTAGAGAGTTACAGAGGGCCTGGTTTAGAAAAAGGCTTAGAAATGTTACAAACCATCAAAGATGAATTTGGCTATAAAATTTTAACCGATGTGCATGAGAGCTATCAAGCAAGCGCAGCGGCCAAAGTAGCGGATATTTTACAAATCCCGGCGTTTTTGTGCCGCCAAACGGATCTGATTGTAGAAGTGAGCCAAACTAACGCCATTATCAATATTAAAAAAGGGCAATTCATGAACCCAAAAGACATGCAATATTCCGTTCTAAAAGCCCTTAAAACGAGAGATAGTAGCATTCAAAACCCCACTTATGAAACAGCGTTAAAAAATGGCGTGTGGCTGTGTGAAAGGGGGAGCAGCTTTGGGTATGGGAATTTAGTGGTGGATATGCGCTCTTTAAAAATCATGCGAGAGTTTGCCCCTGTGATTTTTGACGCTACTCATAGCGTGCAAATGCCAGGGGGAGCGAACGGGAAAAGTTCAGGCGATAGCTCTTTTGCCCCTATTTTAGCCAGAGCGGCGGCGGCGGTGGGGATTGATGGGTTGTTCGCTGAAACGCATGTTGATCCTAAAAACGCCTTAAGCGATGGGGCGAACATGCTAAAACCTGACGAGCTAGAACATTTAGTAGCCGACATGTTAAAAATCCAAAATTTATTTTAA
- a CDS encoding carbonic anhydrase — protein MKAFLGALEFQENEYEELKEFYESLKTKQKPHTLFISCVDSRVVPNLITGTKPGELYAIRNMGNVIPPKTSYKESLSTMASIEYAIVHVGIQNLIICGHSDCGACGSIHLINDETTKAKTPYIADWIQFLEPIKEELKNHPQFSSHFAKRSWLTERLNVRLQLNNLLSYDFIQERVMNNELKIFGWHYIIETGRIYNYNFESHFFEPIEETIKQRKSHENF, from the coding sequence GTGAAAGCGTTTTTAGGAGCGTTAGAGTTTCAAGAGAATGAATACGAAGAGCTTAAAGAGTTTTATGAGAGCTTAAAAACCAAGCAAAAGCCCCACACTTTGTTCATTTCTTGCGTGGATTCACGAGTCGTGCCTAATCTAATCACAGGCACCAAGCCGGGCGAATTGTATGCGATTCGCAACATGGGCAATGTGATCCCTCCTAAAACAAGCTATAAGGAGTCCCTTTCTACTATGGCGAGCATTGAATACGCTATCGTGCATGTGGGCATTCAAAATTTAATTATTTGCGGGCATAGCGATTGTGGGGCTTGCGGGAGCATTCATTTGATTAATGATGAAACCACCAAAGCTAAAACCCCTTACATTGCAGACTGGATACAATTTTTAGAGCCCATTAAAGAAGAGTTAAAAAACCACCCGCAATTCAGCAGTCATTTCGCCAAGCGTTCATGGCTTACAGAGCGTTTGAATGTGCGCTTGCAACTCAACAACCTCTTAAGCTATGATTTCATTCAAGAAAGAGTGATGAATAACGAACTAAAAATTTTTGGTTGGCACTACATCATAGAAACAGGCAGGATTTATAATTATAATTTTGAAAGCCATTTTTTTGAGCCGATTGAAGAAACCATTAAACAAAGGAAAAGTCATGAAAACTTCTAA
- the pyrF gene encoding orotidine-5'-phosphate decarboxylase has translation MQLCVALDLEKKEDNLSLLQELKGLDLWAKVGLRSFIRDGAVFLDEIRKIDGNFKIFLDLKLYDIPYTMANAALECAKLEVDMLTVHLSSAKSALTILMQRLNALKKRPLIMGVSTLTSFSEEEFLSVYNAPLKTQAIKLSVMGKESGIDGVVCSVFESLAVKEALGKGFLTLTPGIRLDKNDKEDQERVANAKEAKQNLSDFIVVGRPIYQAKEPREVVLELLKDC, from the coding sequence ATGCAATTATGTGTCGCATTGGATTTAGAAAAAAAAGAGGACAATCTTTCTTTATTGCAAGAATTAAAGGGCTTAGATTTATGGGCTAAGGTGGGGCTTAGATCTTTTATAAGAGACGGGGCTGTTTTTTTAGATGAAATCAGAAAGATTGATGGGAATTTTAAGATTTTTTTGGATTTGAAGCTCTATGATATTCCTTATACTATGGCAAATGCCGCACTAGAATGTGCAAAATTAGAAGTTGATATGCTCACCGTGCATTTAAGCAGCGCTAAAAGCGCGCTAACAATTTTAATGCAACGCCTAAACGCTCTTAAAAAACGCCCCTTAATCATGGGCGTGAGCACTTTAACCAGCTTTAGCGAAGAGGAATTTTTGAGCGTGTATAACGCCCCTTTAAAAACTCAAGCGATCAAGTTAAGCGTTATGGGTAAAGAGAGCGGGATTGATGGGGTGGTGTGTTCGGTGTTTGAAAGTTTGGCGGTTAAAGAGGCTTTGGGTAAGGGCTTTTTGACTTTAACCCCTGGCATCAGGCTGGATAAAAATGATAAAGAAGATCAAGAAAGGGTAGCGAACGCTAAAGAGGCCAAACAAAATTTAAGCGATTTTATCGTGGTGGGCCGCCCCATTTATCAGGCTAAAGAGCCTAGAGAAGTGGTTTTAGAGCTTTTAAAGGATTGTTAA
- the panC gene encoding pantoate--beta-alanine ligase — protein MRALETITALREYRKSLKESVGFVPTMGALHKGHQSLIERSLKENSHTIVSVFVNPTQFGANEDFSAYPRPLEKDLALCEGLGVNAVFVPKTSEMYPYEIEQRLKLYAPTFLSHSLEGAMREGHFDGVVQVVLKLFHLVNPTRAYFGKKDAQQLLIIQHLVQDLLLDIEIVPCEIVRDSDNLALSSRNVYLNATQRKQALAIPKALENIKQAIDKGEKACEKLKKLGLGILETLEVDYLEFCNHKLEPLKTIEPTNTLVLVAARVGKTRLLDNLWV, from the coding sequence ATGCGAGCGTTAGAAACGATTACCGCTTTAAGAGAATATCGTAAAAGTTTGAAAGAAAGCGTGGGGTTTGTGCCGACTATGGGGGCTTTACACAAAGGGCATCAAAGCTTGATAGAAAGGAGTTTGAAAGAAAATTCCCACACGATAGTGAGTGTTTTTGTCAATCCCACGCAATTTGGGGCTAACGAAGATTTTAGCGCTTACCCTCGCCCTTTAGAAAAGGATTTGGCCTTGTGTGAAGGATTGGGCGTTAATGCGGTGTTTGTGCCTAAAACGAGCGAAATGTATCCCTATGAAATAGAGCAACGCTTAAAACTCTACGCCCCTACATTTTTATCCCACTCTTTAGAGGGAGCAATGCGTGAGGGGCATTTTGATGGGGTTGTTCAGGTCGTGTTAAAATTGTTCCATCTTGTTAATCCCACTAGAGCGTATTTTGGCAAAAAGGACGCCCAACAGCTTTTAATCATCCAGCATTTAGTCCAAGATTTGCTTTTAGACATTGAAATAGTGCCATGCGAGATTGTGCGCGATAGCGATAATTTGGCTTTAAGCTCTAGGAATGTGTATTTGAATGCAACACAAAGAAAACAAGCCCTAGCCATTCCAAAAGCTCTAGAAAACATCAAGCAAGCCATAGATAAGGGCGAAAAAGCGTGCGAAAAGCTTAAAAAACTAGGGCTTGGAATTTTAGAAACCTTGGAAGTGGATTATTTGGAATTTTGCAACCACAAGCTAGAGCCTTTAAAAACCATAGAGCCAACTAACACGCTGGTTTTAGTGGCGGCTCGTGTGGGTAAAACCAGGCTTTTAGACAATTTATGGGTGTAG
- the groL gene encoding chaperonin GroEL (60 kDa chaperone family; promotes refolding of misfolded polypeptides especially under stressful conditions; forms two stacked rings of heptamers to form a barrel-shaped 14mer; ends can be capped by GroES; misfolded proteins enter the barrel where they are refolded when GroES binds), giving the protein MAKEIKFSDSARNLLFEGVRQLHDAVKVTMGPRGRNVLIQKSYGAPSITKDGVSVAKEIELSCPVANMGAQLVKEVASKTADAAGDGTTTATVLAYSIFKEGLRNITAGANPIEVKRGMDKAAEAIINELKKASKKVGGKEEITQVATISANSDHNIGKLIADAMEKVGKDGVITVEEAKGIEDELDVVEGMQFDRGYLSPYFVTNAEKMTAQLDNAYILLTDKKISSMKDILPLLEKTMKEGKPLLIIAEDIEGEALTTLVVNKLRGVLNIAAVKAPGFGDRRKEMLKDIAVLTGGQVISEELGLTLENAEVEFLGKAGRIVIDKDNTTIVDGKGHSHDVKDRVAQIKTQIASTTSDYDKEKLQERLAKLSGGVAVIKVGAASEVEMKEKKDRVDDALSATKAAVEEGIVIGGGAALIRAAQKVHLNLHDDEKVGYEIIMRAIKAPLAQIAINAGYDGGVVVNEVQKHEGHFGFNASNGKYVDMFKEGIIDPLKVERIALQNAVSVSSLLLTTEATVHEIKEEKATPAMPDMGGMGGMGGMGGMM; this is encoded by the coding sequence ATGGCAAAAGAAATCAAATTTTCAGATAGTGCAAGAAACCTTTTATTTGAAGGCGTGAGACAACTCCATGACGCTGTCAAAGTAACCATGGGGCCAAGAGGTAGGAATGTGTTGATCCAAAAAAGCTATGGCGCTCCAAGCATCACCAAAGACGGCGTGAGCGTGGCTAAAGAGATTGAATTAAGTTGCCCGGTGGCTAACATGGGCGCTCAACTCGTTAAAGAAGTAGCGAGCAAAACCGCTGATGCTGCCGGCGATGGCACGACCACAGCGACCGTGCTTGCTTATAGCATTTTTAAAGAGGGTTTGAGGAATATCACGGCTGGGGCTAACCCTATTGAAGTGAAACGAGGCATGGATAAAGCCGCTGAAGCCATTATTAATGAGCTTAAAAAAGCGAGCAAAAAAGTAGGCGGTAAAGAAGAAATCACCCAAGTAGCGACCATTTCTGCAAACTCTGATCACAATATCGGGAAACTCATCGCTGACGCTATGGAAAAAGTGGGTAAAGACGGCGTGATCACCGTTGAAGAAGCTAAGGGCATTGAAGATGAATTAGATGTCGTAGAGGGCATGCAATTTGATAGAGGCTATCTCTCCCCTTATTTTGTAACAAATGCTGAGAAAATGACCGCTCAATTGGATAACGCTTACATCCTTTTAACGGATAAAAAAATCTCTAGCATGAAAGACATTCTCCCGCTACTAGAAAAAACCATGAAAGAGGGCAAACCGCTTTTAATCATCGCTGAAGACATTGAGGGCGAAGCTTTAACGACTCTAGTGGTGAATAAATTAAGAGGCGTGTTGAATATCGCAGCGGTTAAGGCTCCAGGCTTTGGGGACAGAAGAAAAGAAATGCTCAAAGACATCGCTGTTTTAACCGGCGGTCAAGTTATTAGCGAAGAATTAGGCTTGACTTTAGAAAACGCTGAAGTGGAGTTTTTAGGCAAAGCCGGAAGGATTGTGATTGACAAAGACAACACCACAATCGTAGATGGCAAAGGCCATAGCCATGATGTCAAAGACAGAGTCGCACAAATCAAAACCCAAATTGCAAGCACGACAAGCGATTATGACAAAGAAAAATTGCAAGAAAGATTGGCTAAACTCTCTGGCGGTGTGGCTGTGATTAAAGTGGGCGCTGCGAGTGAAGTGGAAATGAAAGAGAAAAAAGACCGGGTTGATGACGCGTTGAGCGCGACTAAAGCGGCTGTTGAAGAAGGCATTGTTATTGGCGGCGGTGCGGCTCTCATTCGCGCGGCTCAAAAAGTGCATTTGAATTTACACGATGATGAAAAAGTGGGCTATGAAATCATCATGCGCGCCATTAAAGCCCCACTAGCCCAAATCGCTATCAATGCCGGTTATGATGGCGGTGTGGTCGTGAATGAAGTGCAAAAACACGAAGGGCATTTTGGTTTTAACGCTAGCAATGGCAAGTATGTGGATATGTTTAAAGAAGGCATTATTGACCCCTTAAAAGTAGAAAGGATCGCTCTACAAAATGCGGTTTCGGTTTCAAGCCTGCTTTTAACCACAGAAGCCACCGTGCATGAAATCAAAGAAGAAAAAGCAACCCCAGCAATGCCTGATATGGGAGGCATGGGCGGTATGGGAGGCATGGGTGGCATGATGTAA
- the groES gene encoding co-chaperone GroES, protein MKFQPLGERVLVERLEEENKTSSGIIIPDNAKEKPLMGVVKAVSHKISEGCKCVKEGDVIAFGKYKGAEIVLDGVEYMVLELEDILGIVSSGSCCHTNSHDHKHAKEHESCCHDHKKH, encoded by the coding sequence ATGAAGTTTCAACCATTAGGAGAAAGGGTCTTAGTAGAAAGACTTGAAGAAGAGAATAAAACCAGTTCAGGCATCATCATCCCTGATAACGCTAAAGAAAAGCCTTTAATGGGCGTAGTCAAAGCGGTTAGCCATAAAATCAGCGAGGGTTGCAAATGCGTTAAAGAAGGCGATGTGATCGCTTTTGGCAAATACAAAGGCGCAGAAATCGTTTTAGACGGCGTTGAATACATGGTGCTAGAACTAGAAGACATTCTAGGTATTGTGAGCTCAGGCTCTTGTTGTCATACAAATAGTCATGACCATAAACATGCTAAAGAGCATGAATCTTGCTGTCATGATCACAAAAAACACTAA
- the dnaG gene encoding DNA primase, whose amino-acid sequence MILKSSIDRLLQTIDIVEIISSYVDLRKSGSNYMACCPFHEERSASFSVNQVKGFYHCFGCGASGDSIKFVMEFEKLSFVEALEKLAHRFNVALEYDKGVYYDHKEDYHLLEMVSSLYQEELFNAPFFLNYLQKRGLSIESIRAFKLGLCTNRIDYGIENKGLNKDKLIELGVLGKSDKKDRTYLRFLDRIMFPIYSPSAQVVGFGGRTLKEKAAKYINSPQNKLFDKSSLLYGYHLAKEHIYKQKQVIVTEGYLDVILLHQAGFKNAIATLGTALTPSHLPLLKKGEPEILLSYDGDKAGRNAAYKASLMLAKEQRRGGVILFENNLDPADMIANGQIETLKNWLSRPMAFIEFVLRHMAGSYLLDDPLEKDKALKEMLGFLKNFSLLLQSEYKPLIASLLQAPLHVLGIRERVSFQPFYPKTEKPNHAQKLVNAPSTLSLEFLEKLVIRYLLEDRSLLDLAVGYIHSGVFLHKKQEFDALCQEKLDDPKLVALLLDANLPLKKGGFEKELRLLILRYFERQLKEIPKSSLPFSEKMIFLKKARQAIMKLKQGELVAI is encoded by the coding sequence ATGATTCTTAAAAGTTCCATTGATCGCCTTTTGCAAACGATAGATATTGTAGAAATCATTAGCTCTTATGTGGATTTGAGAAAATCAGGTTCTAATTACATGGCTTGTTGCCCTTTTCATGAAGAAAGGAGCGCGAGTTTTAGCGTCAATCAAGTTAAAGGGTTTTACCATTGCTTTGGGTGTGGGGCGAGCGGGGATAGCATTAAATTTGTGATGGAATTTGAAAAACTTTCGTTTGTGGAAGCGTTAGAGAAATTAGCCCACCGATTCAATGTGGCTTTAGAGTATGACAAAGGCGTTTATTACGATCATAAAGAAGACTACCACCTTTTAGAAATGGTGAGCTCGTTGTATCAAGAAGAGCTTTTTAACGCCCCGTTTTTTTTGAATTATTTGCAAAAAAGAGGGCTTAGTATAGAGAGTATAAGAGCGTTTAAATTAGGCTTATGCACGAATAGAATTGATTACGGCATTGAAAATAAAGGCTTGAATAAGGACAAACTCATTGAATTAGGCGTGTTAGGCAAGAGCGATAAAAAGGATAGAACCTATTTGCGCTTTTTGGATCGCATCATGTTCCCTATTTATAGCCCTAGCGCTCAAGTGGTGGGCTTTGGAGGGCGCACCTTAAAAGAAAAAGCGGCCAAGTATATCAATTCGCCCCAAAATAAGCTTTTTGATAAATCCAGTTTGCTCTATGGCTACCATTTGGCTAAAGAACACATCTACAAACAAAAGCAAGTCATTGTAACAGAGGGGTATTTGGATGTGATTTTATTGCATCAGGCGGGTTTTAAAAACGCCATAGCCACGCTTGGGACAGCTTTAACGCCATCGCATTTGCCCTTGCTTAAAAAAGGCGAGCCAGAAATCCTCTTAAGCTATGATGGGGATAAAGCAGGGCGAAATGCAGCCTATAAAGCGAGCTTGATGTTGGCTAAAGAGCAAAGGAGGGGAGGGGTGATTCTCTTTGAAAACAACCTGGATCCAGCGGATATGATCGCTAATGGCCAGATTGAAACCTTAAAAAATTGGCTATCGCGCCCCATGGCTTTTATTGAATTTGTTTTAAGGCACATGGCGGGTTCTTATCTTTTAGACGATCCTTTAGAAAAAGATAAGGCCCTTAAAGAAATGTTAGGGTTTTTAAAAAACTTTTCCTTGCTTTTACAAAGCGAATACAAGCCCTTAATCGCTTCTCTTTTGCAAGCGCCTTTGCATGTTTTAGGGATTAGAGAGCGAGTCTCTTTTCAGCCTTTTTACCCCAAAACAGAAAAACCTAATCATGCTCAAAAGTTGGTTAATGCTCCTAGCACGCTCAGTTTGGAATTTTTAGAAAAATTAGTGATCCGCTATCTTTTAGAAGACAGAAGCTTGTTGGATTTAGCGGTGGGTTATATCCATAGTGGGGTATTCTTGCATAAAAAACAAGAATTTGACGCTTTGTGTCAAGAAAAATTGGACGACCCTAAATTAGTTGCGTTATTATTAGATGCGAATTTACCCCTAAAAAAAGGGGGTTTTGAAAAGGAATTGCGTTTGTTGATTTTGCGCTATTTTGAGCGGCAACTCAAAGAAATCCCTAAAAGCTCGCTCCCTTTTAGCGAAAAAATGATCTTTTTAAAAAAGGCTCGCCAGGCCATTATGAAATTAAAACAAGGAGAATTAGTCGCCATATGA
- a CDS encoding MnmA/TRMU family protein, translating into MKPIKALALFSGGLDSLLSMKLLIDQGIEVSALHFNIGFGGNKDKREYFENATAQIGAKLLVCDIREQFFNDVLFKPKYGYGKYFNPCIDCHANMFRNAFYKMLELNADFVLSGEVLGQRPKSQRKEALNQVRKLVREVGEEARFDPILDRTQASGEKPQFLDELLLRPMSAKLLEPTFMEKKGWVDREKLLDVSGRGRSRQLQMIKDYGLKYYEKPGGGCLLTDIQVSNKIKNLKEYREMVFEDSVIVKNGRYFILPNNARLVVARNEEENHKLDIQHPLMDKIELLSCKGPLSLVDKNASKEDKELAGRIALGYAKTLKNQAYLIQIGDEKRELYPLDKESAREYLFA; encoded by the coding sequence ATGAAACCAATAAAAGCTTTAGCCTTATTTAGTGGGGGGTTGGATAGTTTGTTGTCTATGAAATTGCTCATTGATCAAGGCATTGAAGTGAGCGCTTTACACTTCAATATAGGGTTTGGGGGGAATAAGGATAAAAGAGAGTATTTTGAAAACGCCACCGCGCAAATCGGGGCTAAGCTCTTGGTGTGCGATATTAGAGAGCAATTTTTTAACGATGTGTTGTTCAAGCCCAAATACGGCTATGGGAAATATTTCAACCCTTGCATTGATTGCCACGCCAATATGTTTAGGAACGCTTTTTATAAAATGCTTGAATTGAACGCAGATTTTGTTTTGAGCGGGGAAGTGTTGGGGCAACGCCCTAAATCCCAAAGGAAAGAAGCGCTAAATCAGGTGAGGAAATTAGTCAGAGAAGTGGGCGAAGAGGCGCGTTTTGATCCCATTTTAGACAGAACGCAAGCAAGCGGTGAGAAACCGCAATTTTTAGATGAGTTGTTATTGCGACCCATGAGCGCGAAACTATTAGAGCCTACTTTCATGGAAAAAAAGGGCTGGGTTGATAGAGAAAAACTTTTAGATGTGAGCGGTAGGGGGCGAAGCAGGCAATTGCAAATGATTAAAGATTACGGCTTGAAATATTATGAAAAGCCAGGTGGGGGGTGCTTGCTTACGGACATTCAAGTGAGCAATAAGATTAAGAATTTGAAAGAATACAGAGAAATGGTGTTTGAAGACAGCGTGATTGTCAAAAACGGGCGTTATTTTATCTTGCCCAATAACGCTCGTTTGGTGGTGGCAAGGAATGAAGAAGAAAACCATAAACTAGACATTCAGCACCCCTTAATGGATAAGATTGAATTACTAAGTTGTAAAGGCCCTTTGAGTTTGGTGGATAAAAACGCCAGCAAAGAAGATAAAGAATTGGCCGGCCGTATCGCTTTAGGCTATGCTAAGACTTTAAAAAATCAAGCTTATCTCATTCAAATAGGGGATGAAAAGCGCGAACTTTACCCTTTGGATAAAGAGAGCGCTAGAGAGTATTTGTTTGCTTGA
- a CDS encoding DUF5718 family protein, which produces MQEFLGFGVVGNFAGHLEQAGESHSFINMKSEEKDAPKGLFPFYIPYENCYLGRCCIDNHKIILPNDPNLRVQAEPEIALECDVKYDEKHFVTKLVPNFFMAFNDTSVRNLDATKLSQKKNFSPASKGMGKKLPIDRFVYGGVCNNFSIASFLKYNNVWRIYGENSKLIKYEFFYQKLLDWIKDRLNYQQDGDSLEALRPFLEHHNFPTKMIFAIGATPYMPFAQEHFLQKGDEVAIVAYNHLQYSFEKIQNLLEENALQTKEHANLSYVYQIVE; this is translated from the coding sequence ATGCAAGAGTTTTTAGGTTTTGGTGTGGTGGGGAATTTTGCAGGGCATTTGGAACAAGCGGGAGAGAGTCATAGTTTTATTAACATGAAAAGCGAAGAAAAGGACGCCCCTAAGGGGTTATTCCCTTTTTATATCCCGTATGAGAATTGCTATTTGGGGCGTTGTTGCATTGATAACCATAAGATTATTTTGCCTAACGATCCAAATTTAAGGGTGCAAGCAGAGCCAGAAATCGCTTTAGAATGCGATGTTAAATACGATGAAAAACATTTCGTTACTAAGCTTGTGCCTAATTTTTTCATGGCGTTTAACGACACTTCTGTGCGCAATTTGGACGCCACAAAACTCTCCCAAAAAAAGAATTTTTCACCGGCTTCTAAAGGCATGGGGAAGAAATTGCCTATTGATAGGTTTGTTTATGGGGGGGTGTGTAACAATTTCTCTATCGCGTCTTTTTTGAAATACAATAATGTTTGGCGCATTTATGGGGAAAACAGCAAATTGATCAAATACGAGTTTTTCTACCAGAAACTGCTAGACTGGATCAAAGATAGGCTCAATTACCAACAAGATGGCGACTCTTTAGAGGCTCTAAGACCTTTTTTAGAGCACCATAATTTCCCCACTAAAATGATTTTTGCGATAGGGGCTACCCCTTATATGCCCTTTGCTCAAGAGCATTTTTTGCAAAAAGGCGATGAGGTGGCGATTGTTGCTTACAACCATTTGCAATATAGTTTTGAAAAGATTCAAAACCTCTTAGAAGAGAACGCCCTACAAACCAAAGAACACGCTAATCTTTCTTATGTCTATCAAATCGTAGAATAG
- a CDS encoding TrbC/VirB2 family protein, whose translation MSAHFLKIIFLVGMCVSSLFAEGLEGFFNALEAQLKSPIAKGILMVIFIGIAIYVWRNLDRWKEILFTILGVVFGIFLFFKAPSLANWFMGIF comes from the coding sequence ATGTCCGCTCATTTTTTAAAAATCATTTTTTTAGTAGGCATGTGCGTTTCAAGTTTGTTCGCTGAAGGTTTAGAGGGGTTTTTTAACGCCCTAGAAGCCCAGCTCAAAAGCCCCATCGCTAAGGGGATTTTAATGGTGATTTTCATAGGGATCGCTATTTATGTGTGGAGGAATTTAGACCGGTGGAAAGAGATTTTATTCACGATCCTTGGCGTGGTGTTTGGGATTTTTTTATTCTTTAAAGCCCCGAGTTTAGCGAATTGGTTCATGGGAATTTTTTAA